A region of Papilio machaon chromosome 22, ilPapMach1.1, whole genome shotgun sequence DNA encodes the following proteins:
- the LOC106707312 gene encoding stromal interaction molecule homolog isoform X2 has protein sequence MRIGFVLYWCVLAFHLCKGDDTEKTESRENGRRTQWGPGSRSNSFVSDPAVSTSNELILMEACNNEPACLQDRAGLEAITQLHRQLDDDANGNVDLSESDDFLREELQYDSGYEKRQRAFHHNDDMHISVKELWEAWLRSEVHNWTTEQTVEWLSQSVDLPQYRSLFLQHKITGATLPRLAVNNMQYLSNVLGIKDPIHKQKLALKAMDVVLFGPPKGSRWKDWLLASLLLGAVVGGWAALRAGRASRTQVQRMLRDMEQLRKAEMALDDMQKELEKARLEQESVTTEKRNLEKKLREAGDTPLLNSASSDLEVSTLKAEIEMLRAELRRAEGELEDRCWAPPPGLQQWLQLTHEVENRSYLRKKQQADLQLQQAREACEKLRKKRSSLVGAFVSTHGKSIDDVDRSIVEARTALNEVTQELQERMHRWKQIERLCGFNIINNNGLQFLESTLYRTANGRQTGRVRMSSSQDDLSVGDDVSICGSVADNFGWREDSSGSEEHDSPHYPLDLRLAEARLQLEERLAQEAREQRPEDKREEDRRYERSRGSHGDVRKSPPEDKRKEPVQFILGGENVNWSGDDLTRAIHSQSQPQLRASMRSIGAPLPPPRRPLSSGQMVRSRSTDIVPNPDDPRPPPRNPFTKQKPLPENNQDSATQSSNTPPEEESTDSSLMDDEGLPKPRKRRIHLPFGKKSKTPA, from the exons ATGCGTATCGGTTTTGTGTTATATTGGTGCGTACTTGCATTTCATCTGTGTAAAGGTGATGATACGGAGAAGACAGAATCTAGAGAAAATGGTCGAAGAACACAATGGGGTCCCGGTAGCCGCAGCAACTCTTTTGTAAGCGATCCAGCGGTTTCGACATCCAACGAACTGA TACTAATGGAGGCTTGCAACAATGAGCCGGCATGTCTACAAGACCGCGCCGGTCTTGAGGCCATCACTCAGCTGCATCGACAGCTTGACGACGACGCCAATGGGAACGTTGACCTCAGCGAGAGCGATGAT TTCCTCCGTGAGGAGTTGCAGTACGACAGCGGCTATGAAAAGCGGCAGCGCGCCTTCCATCACAATGATGATATGCACATCTCTGTTAAAGAGTTGTGGGAGGCCTGGCTTAGATCAGAG GTTCACAATTGGACTACAGAACAAACGGTGGAATGGTTGTCCCAGTCAGTAGATCTCCCGCAGTACAGATCTTTATTCTTGCAGCACAAGATCACTGGAGCCACATTACCCAG gttGGCGGTAAACAACATGCAATACCTGAGCAATGTCCTTGGTATTAAGGACCCTATACACAAACAGAAGCTCGCACTCAAGGCTATGGATGTTGTATTATTCGGACCTCCGAAAG GCAGTAGATGGAAGGACTGGCTACTCGCGTCGTTGCTGTTGGGCGCGGTGGTTGGCGGGTGGGCGGCGCTGCGGGCGGGCCGCGCCAGCCGTACACAGGTGCAAAGGATGCTTCGTGACATGGAACAGCTAAGAAAGGCTGAGATGGCTCTCGATGATATGCAGAAGGAGCTCGAAAAAGCGCGCTTGGAACAG gagAGCGTCACAACAGAGAAACGTAACTTAGAAAAGAAGTTGCGGGAGGCGGGAGACACGCCCCTACTAAACTCCGCCTCTTCAGACCTGGAGGTGTCCACGCTCAAAGCTGAAATTGAA ATGTTAAGGGCGGAACTCCGTCGTGCGGAGGGTGAGCTAGAAGACAGATGCTGGGCGCCACCTCCCGGCCTGCAGCAGTGGTTGCAGCTCACACACGAAGTAGAGAACCGCTCCTACTTGCGGAAGAAACAACAAGCTGATCTACAATTACAACAGGCGAGAGAAGCC TGTGAGAAGTTACGTAAGAAGAGGTCGAGTCTTGTTGGCGCGTTTGTTTCAACTCACGGCAAGTCAATAGACGACGTGGACCGCTCCATTGTGGAGGCTCGCACCGCTCTCAACGAGGTCACTCAGGAATTACAg gaGAGAATGCATCGATGGAAGCAAATCGAGCGTTTGTGCGgcttcaatataataaataacaacggATTGCAGTTCCTTGAGAGTACCCTCTACAGGACAGCCAATGGACGACAGACAGGAAGGG ttcGAATGAGCAGTTCTCAAGACGATTTGAGCGTGGGTGATGACGTGTCGATATGCGGCTCCG TAGCCGACAATTTTGGTTGGCGCGAAGATTCATCAGGAAGCGAAGAACACGACTCACCTCACTATCCTTTAGATCTGAGACTTGCTGAGGCGAG ATTGCAATTAGAAGAGCGTTTAGCTCAAGAGGCTCGAGAGCAACGGCCGGAGGACAAGCGGGAAGAGGACAGGAGGTACGAGAGGTCGCGCGGCTCTCACGGCGACGTCAGGAAGAGTCCTCCGGAGGACAAGCGCAAGGAGCCCGTGCAGTTCATACTGGGCGGTGAAAA TGTTAATTGGTCCGGTGACGACTTAACGCGGGCGATTCATTCCCAGTCGCAGCCGCAGCTGCGCGCGTCAATGCGCAGTATAGGCGCCCCCctcccgccgccgcgccgcccccTCTCCTCCGGACAGATGGTCCGCTCTCGCAGCACAGACATAGTACCCAATCCAGACGATCCCAGACCTCCGCCCAGGAACCCTTTTACCAAACAAAAACCACTCCCCGAAAATAATCAGGACTCTGCGACTCAGTCTAGTAATACTCCCCCCGAAGAGGAGTCCACGGATTCGTCTTTGATGGACGATGAAGGACTTCCTAAGCCGAGAAAGAGACGCATCCATCTTCCGTTCGGGAAAAAGAGCAAGACTCCGGCGTGA
- the LOC106707312 gene encoding stromal interaction molecule homolog isoform X3: protein MRIGFVLYWCVLAFHLCKGDDTEKTESRENGRRTQWGPGSRSNSFVSDPAVSTSNELILMEACNNEPACLQDRAGLEAITQLHRQLDDDANGNVDLSESDDFLREELQYDSGYEKRQRAFHHNDDMHISVKELWEAWLRSEVHNWTTEQTVEWLSQSVDLPQYRSLFLQHKITGATLPRLAVNNMQYLSNVLGIKDPIHKQKLALKAMDVVLFGPPKEGSRWKDWLLASLLLGAVVGGWAALRAGRASRTQVQRMLRDMEQLRKAEMALDDMQKELEKARLEQESVTTEKRNLEKKLREAGDTPLLNSASSDLEVSTLKAEIEMLRAELRRAEGELEDRCWAPPPGLQQWLQLTHEVENRSYLRKKQQADLQLQQAREACEKLRKKRSSLVGAFVSTHGKSIDDVDRSIVEARTALNEVTQELQERMHRWKQIERLCGFNIINNNGLQFLESTLYRTANGRQTGRVRMSSSQDDLSVGDDVSICGSADNFGWREDSSGSEEHDSPHYPLDLRLAEARLQLEERLAQEAREQRPEDKREEDRRYERSRGSHGDVRKSPPEDKRKEPVQFILGGENVNWSGDDLTRAIHSQSQPQLRASMRSIGAPLPPPRRPLSSGQMVRSRSTDIVPNPDDPRPPPRNPFTKQKPLPENNQDSATQSSNTPPEEESTDSSLMDDEGLPKPRKRRIHLPFGKKSKTPA from the exons ATGCGTATCGGTTTTGTGTTATATTGGTGCGTACTTGCATTTCATCTGTGTAAAGGTGATGATACGGAGAAGACAGAATCTAGAGAAAATGGTCGAAGAACACAATGGGGTCCCGGTAGCCGCAGCAACTCTTTTGTAAGCGATCCAGCGGTTTCGACATCCAACGAACTGA TACTAATGGAGGCTTGCAACAATGAGCCGGCATGTCTACAAGACCGCGCCGGTCTTGAGGCCATCACTCAGCTGCATCGACAGCTTGACGACGACGCCAATGGGAACGTTGACCTCAGCGAGAGCGATGAT TTCCTCCGTGAGGAGTTGCAGTACGACAGCGGCTATGAAAAGCGGCAGCGCGCCTTCCATCACAATGATGATATGCACATCTCTGTTAAAGAGTTGTGGGAGGCCTGGCTTAGATCAGAG GTTCACAATTGGACTACAGAACAAACGGTGGAATGGTTGTCCCAGTCAGTAGATCTCCCGCAGTACAGATCTTTATTCTTGCAGCACAAGATCACTGGAGCCACATTACCCAG gttGGCGGTAAACAACATGCAATACCTGAGCAATGTCCTTGGTATTAAGGACCCTATACACAAACAGAAGCTCGCACTCAAGGCTATGGATGTTGTATTATTCGGACCTCCGAAAG AAGGCAGTAGATGGAAGGACTGGCTACTCGCGTCGTTGCTGTTGGGCGCGGTGGTTGGCGGGTGGGCGGCGCTGCGGGCGGGCCGCGCCAGCCGTACACAGGTGCAAAGGATGCTTCGTGACATGGAACAGCTAAGAAAGGCTGAGATGGCTCTCGATGATATGCAGAAGGAGCTCGAAAAAGCGCGCTTGGAACAG gagAGCGTCACAACAGAGAAACGTAACTTAGAAAAGAAGTTGCGGGAGGCGGGAGACACGCCCCTACTAAACTCCGCCTCTTCAGACCTGGAGGTGTCCACGCTCAAAGCTGAAATTGAA ATGTTAAGGGCGGAACTCCGTCGTGCGGAGGGTGAGCTAGAAGACAGATGCTGGGCGCCACCTCCCGGCCTGCAGCAGTGGTTGCAGCTCACACACGAAGTAGAGAACCGCTCCTACTTGCGGAAGAAACAACAAGCTGATCTACAATTACAACAGGCGAGAGAAGCC TGTGAGAAGTTACGTAAGAAGAGGTCGAGTCTTGTTGGCGCGTTTGTTTCAACTCACGGCAAGTCAATAGACGACGTGGACCGCTCCATTGTGGAGGCTCGCACCGCTCTCAACGAGGTCACTCAGGAATTACAg gaGAGAATGCATCGATGGAAGCAAATCGAGCGTTTGTGCGgcttcaatataataaataacaacggATTGCAGTTCCTTGAGAGTACCCTCTACAGGACAGCCAATGGACGACAGACAGGAAGGG ttcGAATGAGCAGTTCTCAAGACGATTTGAGCGTGGGTGATGACGTGTCGATATGCGGCTCCG CCGACAATTTTGGTTGGCGCGAAGATTCATCAGGAAGCGAAGAACACGACTCACCTCACTATCCTTTAGATCTGAGACTTGCTGAGGCGAG ATTGCAATTAGAAGAGCGTTTAGCTCAAGAGGCTCGAGAGCAACGGCCGGAGGACAAGCGGGAAGAGGACAGGAGGTACGAGAGGTCGCGCGGCTCTCACGGCGACGTCAGGAAGAGTCCTCCGGAGGACAAGCGCAAGGAGCCCGTGCAGTTCATACTGGGCGGTGAAAA TGTTAATTGGTCCGGTGACGACTTAACGCGGGCGATTCATTCCCAGTCGCAGCCGCAGCTGCGCGCGTCAATGCGCAGTATAGGCGCCCCCctcccgccgccgcgccgcccccTCTCCTCCGGACAGATGGTCCGCTCTCGCAGCACAGACATAGTACCCAATCCAGACGATCCCAGACCTCCGCCCAGGAACCCTTTTACCAAACAAAAACCACTCCCCGAAAATAATCAGGACTCTGCGACTCAGTCTAGTAATACTCCCCCCGAAGAGGAGTCCACGGATTCGTCTTTGATGGACGATGAAGGACTTCCTAAGCCGAGAAAGAGACGCATCCATCTTCCGTTCGGGAAAAAGAGCAAGACTCCGGCGTGA
- the LOC106707312 gene encoding stromal interaction molecule homolog isoform X1, with protein sequence MRIGFVLYWCVLAFHLCKGDDTEKTESRENGRRTQWGPGSRSNSFVSDPAVSTSNELILMEACNNEPACLQDRAGLEAITQLHRQLDDDANGNVDLSESDDFLREELQYDSGYEKRQRAFHHNDDMHISVKELWEAWLRSEVHNWTTEQTVEWLSQSVDLPQYRSLFLQHKITGATLPRLAVNNMQYLSNVLGIKDPIHKQKLALKAMDVVLFGPPKEGSRWKDWLLASLLLGAVVGGWAALRAGRASRTQVQRMLRDMEQLRKAEMALDDMQKELEKARLEQESVTTEKRNLEKKLREAGDTPLLNSASSDLEVSTLKAEIEMLRAELRRAEGELEDRCWAPPPGLQQWLQLTHEVENRSYLRKKQQADLQLQQAREACEKLRKKRSSLVGAFVSTHGKSIDDVDRSIVEARTALNEVTQELQERMHRWKQIERLCGFNIINNNGLQFLESTLYRTANGRQTGRVRMSSSQDDLSVGDDVSICGSVADNFGWREDSSGSEEHDSPHYPLDLRLAEARLQLEERLAQEAREQRPEDKREEDRRYERSRGSHGDVRKSPPEDKRKEPVQFILGGENVNWSGDDLTRAIHSQSQPQLRASMRSIGAPLPPPRRPLSSGQMVRSRSTDIVPNPDDPRPPPRNPFTKQKPLPENNQDSATQSSNTPPEEESTDSSLMDDEGLPKPRKRRIHLPFGKKSKTPA encoded by the exons ATGCGTATCGGTTTTGTGTTATATTGGTGCGTACTTGCATTTCATCTGTGTAAAGGTGATGATACGGAGAAGACAGAATCTAGAGAAAATGGTCGAAGAACACAATGGGGTCCCGGTAGCCGCAGCAACTCTTTTGTAAGCGATCCAGCGGTTTCGACATCCAACGAACTGA TACTAATGGAGGCTTGCAACAATGAGCCGGCATGTCTACAAGACCGCGCCGGTCTTGAGGCCATCACTCAGCTGCATCGACAGCTTGACGACGACGCCAATGGGAACGTTGACCTCAGCGAGAGCGATGAT TTCCTCCGTGAGGAGTTGCAGTACGACAGCGGCTATGAAAAGCGGCAGCGCGCCTTCCATCACAATGATGATATGCACATCTCTGTTAAAGAGTTGTGGGAGGCCTGGCTTAGATCAGAG GTTCACAATTGGACTACAGAACAAACGGTGGAATGGTTGTCCCAGTCAGTAGATCTCCCGCAGTACAGATCTTTATTCTTGCAGCACAAGATCACTGGAGCCACATTACCCAG gttGGCGGTAAACAACATGCAATACCTGAGCAATGTCCTTGGTATTAAGGACCCTATACACAAACAGAAGCTCGCACTCAAGGCTATGGATGTTGTATTATTCGGACCTCCGAAAG AAGGCAGTAGATGGAAGGACTGGCTACTCGCGTCGTTGCTGTTGGGCGCGGTGGTTGGCGGGTGGGCGGCGCTGCGGGCGGGCCGCGCCAGCCGTACACAGGTGCAAAGGATGCTTCGTGACATGGAACAGCTAAGAAAGGCTGAGATGGCTCTCGATGATATGCAGAAGGAGCTCGAAAAAGCGCGCTTGGAACAG gagAGCGTCACAACAGAGAAACGTAACTTAGAAAAGAAGTTGCGGGAGGCGGGAGACACGCCCCTACTAAACTCCGCCTCTTCAGACCTGGAGGTGTCCACGCTCAAAGCTGAAATTGAA ATGTTAAGGGCGGAACTCCGTCGTGCGGAGGGTGAGCTAGAAGACAGATGCTGGGCGCCACCTCCCGGCCTGCAGCAGTGGTTGCAGCTCACACACGAAGTAGAGAACCGCTCCTACTTGCGGAAGAAACAACAAGCTGATCTACAATTACAACAGGCGAGAGAAGCC TGTGAGAAGTTACGTAAGAAGAGGTCGAGTCTTGTTGGCGCGTTTGTTTCAACTCACGGCAAGTCAATAGACGACGTGGACCGCTCCATTGTGGAGGCTCGCACCGCTCTCAACGAGGTCACTCAGGAATTACAg gaGAGAATGCATCGATGGAAGCAAATCGAGCGTTTGTGCGgcttcaatataataaataacaacggATTGCAGTTCCTTGAGAGTACCCTCTACAGGACAGCCAATGGACGACAGACAGGAAGGG ttcGAATGAGCAGTTCTCAAGACGATTTGAGCGTGGGTGATGACGTGTCGATATGCGGCTCCG TAGCCGACAATTTTGGTTGGCGCGAAGATTCATCAGGAAGCGAAGAACACGACTCACCTCACTATCCTTTAGATCTGAGACTTGCTGAGGCGAG ATTGCAATTAGAAGAGCGTTTAGCTCAAGAGGCTCGAGAGCAACGGCCGGAGGACAAGCGGGAAGAGGACAGGAGGTACGAGAGGTCGCGCGGCTCTCACGGCGACGTCAGGAAGAGTCCTCCGGAGGACAAGCGCAAGGAGCCCGTGCAGTTCATACTGGGCGGTGAAAA TGTTAATTGGTCCGGTGACGACTTAACGCGGGCGATTCATTCCCAGTCGCAGCCGCAGCTGCGCGCGTCAATGCGCAGTATAGGCGCCCCCctcccgccgccgcgccgcccccTCTCCTCCGGACAGATGGTCCGCTCTCGCAGCACAGACATAGTACCCAATCCAGACGATCCCAGACCTCCGCCCAGGAACCCTTTTACCAAACAAAAACCACTCCCCGAAAATAATCAGGACTCTGCGACTCAGTCTAGTAATACTCCCCCCGAAGAGGAGTCCACGGATTCGTCTTTGATGGACGATGAAGGACTTCCTAAGCCGAGAAAGAGACGCATCCATCTTCCGTTCGGGAAAAAGAGCAAGACTCCGGCGTGA
- the LOC106707312 gene encoding stromal interaction molecule homolog isoform X4 has protein sequence MRIGFVLYWCVLAFHLCKGDDTEKTESRENGRRTQWGPGSRSNSFVSDPAVSTSNELILMEACNNEPACLQDRAGLEAITQLHRQLDDDANGNVDLSESDDFLREELQYDSGYEKRQRAFHHNDDMHISVKELWEAWLRSEVHNWTTEQTVEWLSQSVDLPQYRSLFLQHKITGATLPRLAVNNMQYLSNVLGIKDPIHKQKLALKAMDVVLFGPPKGSRWKDWLLASLLLGAVVGGWAALRAGRASRTQVQRMLRDMEQLRKAEMALDDMQKELEKARLEQESVTTEKRNLEKKLREAGDTPLLNSASSDLEVSTLKAEIEMLRAELRRAEGELEDRCWAPPPGLQQWLQLTHEVENRSYLRKKQQADLQLQQAREACEKLRKKRSSLVGAFVSTHGKSIDDVDRSIVEARTALNEVTQELQERMHRWKQIERLCGFNIINNNGLQFLESTLYRTANGRQTGRVRMSSSQDDLSVGDDVSICGSVADNFGWREDSSGSEEHDSPHYPLDLRLAEARLQLEERLAQEAREQRPEDKREEDRRYERSRGSHGDVRKSPPEDKRKEPVQFILGGEK, from the exons ATGCGTATCGGTTTTGTGTTATATTGGTGCGTACTTGCATTTCATCTGTGTAAAGGTGATGATACGGAGAAGACAGAATCTAGAGAAAATGGTCGAAGAACACAATGGGGTCCCGGTAGCCGCAGCAACTCTTTTGTAAGCGATCCAGCGGTTTCGACATCCAACGAACTGA TACTAATGGAGGCTTGCAACAATGAGCCGGCATGTCTACAAGACCGCGCCGGTCTTGAGGCCATCACTCAGCTGCATCGACAGCTTGACGACGACGCCAATGGGAACGTTGACCTCAGCGAGAGCGATGAT TTCCTCCGTGAGGAGTTGCAGTACGACAGCGGCTATGAAAAGCGGCAGCGCGCCTTCCATCACAATGATGATATGCACATCTCTGTTAAAGAGTTGTGGGAGGCCTGGCTTAGATCAGAG GTTCACAATTGGACTACAGAACAAACGGTGGAATGGTTGTCCCAGTCAGTAGATCTCCCGCAGTACAGATCTTTATTCTTGCAGCACAAGATCACTGGAGCCACATTACCCAG gttGGCGGTAAACAACATGCAATACCTGAGCAATGTCCTTGGTATTAAGGACCCTATACACAAACAGAAGCTCGCACTCAAGGCTATGGATGTTGTATTATTCGGACCTCCGAAAG GCAGTAGATGGAAGGACTGGCTACTCGCGTCGTTGCTGTTGGGCGCGGTGGTTGGCGGGTGGGCGGCGCTGCGGGCGGGCCGCGCCAGCCGTACACAGGTGCAAAGGATGCTTCGTGACATGGAACAGCTAAGAAAGGCTGAGATGGCTCTCGATGATATGCAGAAGGAGCTCGAAAAAGCGCGCTTGGAACAG gagAGCGTCACAACAGAGAAACGTAACTTAGAAAAGAAGTTGCGGGAGGCGGGAGACACGCCCCTACTAAACTCCGCCTCTTCAGACCTGGAGGTGTCCACGCTCAAAGCTGAAATTGAA ATGTTAAGGGCGGAACTCCGTCGTGCGGAGGGTGAGCTAGAAGACAGATGCTGGGCGCCACCTCCCGGCCTGCAGCAGTGGTTGCAGCTCACACACGAAGTAGAGAACCGCTCCTACTTGCGGAAGAAACAACAAGCTGATCTACAATTACAACAGGCGAGAGAAGCC TGTGAGAAGTTACGTAAGAAGAGGTCGAGTCTTGTTGGCGCGTTTGTTTCAACTCACGGCAAGTCAATAGACGACGTGGACCGCTCCATTGTGGAGGCTCGCACCGCTCTCAACGAGGTCACTCAGGAATTACAg gaGAGAATGCATCGATGGAAGCAAATCGAGCGTTTGTGCGgcttcaatataataaataacaacggATTGCAGTTCCTTGAGAGTACCCTCTACAGGACAGCCAATGGACGACAGACAGGAAGGG ttcGAATGAGCAGTTCTCAAGACGATTTGAGCGTGGGTGATGACGTGTCGATATGCGGCTCCG TAGCCGACAATTTTGGTTGGCGCGAAGATTCATCAGGAAGCGAAGAACACGACTCACCTCACTATCCTTTAGATCTGAGACTTGCTGAGGCGAG ATTGCAATTAGAAGAGCGTTTAGCTCAAGAGGCTCGAGAGCAACGGCCGGAGGACAAGCGGGAAGAGGACAGGAGGTACGAGAGGTCGCGCGGCTCTCACGGCGACGTCAGGAAGAGTCCTCCGGAGGACAAGCGCAAGGAGCCCGTGCAGTTCATACTGGGCGGTGAAAAGTGA